The genomic region AGTCTTTCGACATTGCCAAGAACAGGCTAAGTGACAGCGTATGCGGCAAGAACTGACGGTCTACTCCATCTCCGTAGGGCTCGCCTTGGCCGTGATCATGGGTGCGGCAAACGTCTATCTGGGCCTCAAGGTCGGCATGACAGTGTCGGCCTCCATTCCGGCCGCGGTAGTCTCCATGCTGCTCTTGCGCGTTCTGCTGGGCAGACAGTCGGTGCTTGAAGCCAACCAGGCCCAGACTGCGGCGTCCGCGGGTGAGTCTCTGGCCGCCGGCATTATTTTTACCGTGCCGGCCCTGGTCCTGGTCGGCGTCTGGCACGAGTTTGATATGGTCTTGACCACGCTGGTTGCCCTGGCCGGCGGCCTGCTGGGGATTGTGCTCATGATCCCGATGCGTAGGGTGTTTGTCACCGCCGACAGCCTGCCCTTTCCCGAAGGCGTGGCGTGTGCCGCGGTGCTGCAAACCGGTCAAAAAGCCGGTGACCGGGAAGCCCGCCAGGTCATTCAGGGAGCCCTGTTTGGCTTTGTGTTCAAGGCGCTGGTAAGTTTTGTCGGCGTGCTCAAGGGCACGCTCGAAGGAGCCTGGCTGGTGGGCAAGAGCGTGGTCTATCTGGGCAGCGATCTGTCCGTTGCCCTCTTGGGCGTGGGCCTGATCGTCCGGCTCAATATCGCGGCCCTCGTCTTTCTGGGAGGCGGGCTGGGTTGGCTGCTGACCCTGCCCATTTTAAGTGCCGACATCTCCAGCCCCGAAAATCCGGTTGAACGCGCCTACGCGGTGTGGTCACAGCAGGTGCGCTATATCGGGGTCGGCGCCATGGTCGTGGGTGGCGTGGTGACCATCGGGCAGGTGTGGAGCGGCTTGGGGGAAGCCGTGCGGGCGCTGCTGCCGGCTGCCCGGACAGGAGCTCGGGACGTGTCTCAGGATATGCCGCTGGCCTGGATCGGCGCCCTGGCTCTGGGCTGCCTGGTCCTGACCGGCAGTGTGTATTTTCTGTTTACCGGACGGCTGGACGTGACCCTGACGGCCACCACGATCATGTTCGTCATGGCGCTCTTTTTTACTGCGGTGGCCAGTTATATCGTTGGCTTGGTCGGCAACTCCAACAGCCCGGTCTCGGGCATGACTATCACGACCGTACTGGCTACCGGGCTGATGCTCGTCCTGTTTGGCTTTACGGGCACGACCGGCATGCTGGCCATCCTGGGTGTGGCCGCGGTGGTGTGCTGCACGGCCTGCACAGCCGGTGATGTGTGCAACGACCTCAAGACCGGCCAGTTGGTCGGCGCCTCGCCCCGTCGCCAGCAAATCATGCAGATCGGCGGCGTGGCCGTGGCCGCGCTGATTATGGCGCCTGTCCTGCAACTGCTGCACGATTATACGCCCGGCGGCATTGGCGGCAAGGAGCTCGCCGCGCCCCAGGCGCAACTGTTTGCCAGCCTGGCGCGCGGTTTTTTTGGTGACGGTCAGCTGCCGTGGCATCTGGTCGGGATTGGAGCCATGATCGGCCTCGTGCTGGTTGGGGTGGACCGGTTGCTCGCCCGACGGGGGGTGGCTTTCCGGCTCCACCTCATGCCGGTTGCGGTCGGCATGTATCTGCCGTTCGGGCTGAGCGTTCCGATTTTTCTGGGCGGCCTGCTGTCCGCCCTCCTGCACCGCTCGGAAACTGCCGCCTCTCAGCCCGGCGTGCTGCTGGCCTCGGGGGCCATTGCCGGCGAGGCCCTGACCGGCGTCGGCATTGCGCTGGCCGCCAGCCTGGGCTTCAGCCGCCTTGAGCTTGGCCTGCCGGACGGACTGCAAACCGGTCTGAGTCTTGTGGCCGTGCTGGCTGCGCTGCTGTTTTTCTATCAACGCAGTCGGTGACACGCCGCGCCCCAAGACTTCTNNNNNNNNNNNNNNNNNNNNNNNNNNNNNNNNNNNNNNNNNNNNNNNNNNNNNNNNNNNNNNNNNNNNNNNNNNNNNNNNNNNNNNNNNNNNNNNNNNNNNNNNNNNNNNNNNNNNNNNNNNNNNNNNNNNNNNNNNNNNNNNNNNNNNNNNNNNNNNNNNNNNNNNNNNNNNNNNNNNNNNNNNNNNNNNNNNNNNNNNNNNNNNNNNNNNNNNNNNNNNNNNNNNNNNNNNNNNNNNNNNNNNNNNNNNNNNNNNNNNNNNNNNNNNNNNNNTCAAACATCTGCCGGCACCGTTTCATGCCGCTGGTACAGGACTCGGGCAGCACGCGCCGTTTCGTCTGTCCCTATCATGCCTGGACGTATGCGACCGATGGCCGCCTGCTGTCCGCGCCACATATGGAAGGCGCGGGTCGCTTCGACCGCGAGCAGTGCAGCCTGCCGCGCTACCGGCTCGAAGAATGGTTCGGCTTCTTGTTTGTCAATCTGAATGAAGACGCACCCCCACTCGCCGCCCAAATGCGCACCCTCGAAGGCTACATCGCCAACTATCGCGTGGCCGGGCAAAAAGAGATTTTTCATTACGAATCCGTCTGGGACGGCAACTGGAAGCTCTCGGCCGAGAACTCGATGGAGTACTATCACCACATGGGGCTGCACAGCGATACGGTGCAGGACTATATGCCGGGCCAGAATT from Desulfurellaceae bacterium harbors:
- a CDS encoding oligopeptide transporter, OPT family, producing MRQELTVYSISVGLALAVIMGAANVYLGLKVGMTVSASIPAAVVSMLLLRVLLGRQSVLEANQAQTAASAGESLAAGIIFTVPALVLVGVWHEFDMVLTTLVALAGGLLGIVLMIPMRRVFVTADSLPFPEGVACAAVLQTGQKAGDREARQVIQGALFGFVFKALVSFVGVLKGTLEGAWLVGKSVVYLGSDLSVALLGVGLIVRLNIAALVFLGGGLGWLLTLPILSADISSPENPVERAYAVWSQQVRYIGVGAMVVGGVVTIGQVWSGLGEAVRALLPAARTGARDVSQDMPLAWIGALALGCLVLTGSVYFLFTGRLDVTLTATTIMFVMALFFTAVASYIVGLVGNSNSPVSGMTITTVLATGLMLVLFGFTGTTGMLAILGVAAVVCCTACTAGDVCNDLKTGQLVGASPRRQQIMQIGGVAVAALIMAPVLQLLHDYTPGGIGGKELAAPQAQLFASLARGFFGDGQLPWHLVGIGAMIGLVLVGVDRLLARRGVAFRLHLMPVAVGMYLPFGLSVPIFLGGLLSALLHRSETAASQPGVLLASGAIAGEALTGVGIALAASLGFSRLELGLPDGLQTGLSLVAVLAALLFFYQRSR